In one window of Rathayibacter caricis DSM 15933 DNA:
- a CDS encoding DUF3800 domain-containing protein — translation MLLCYVDESGDEAALRMPTDPPVLVIGGLVVEHRKAKSLIWKFLQIKKKYNTSLGADDVHLSDVIRFEMKGSELRKDIRSGSRRPRRRAFGVLDDVVALLEEHGVMVVGDVNVKGSAPLRRWVYSDSIAWIAEHFEAALSAAETPGQMILDARTKSKNVPSVHRITTKRFKSGGDPFPHLVEAPLFGHSDAHVVLQLADLIVSALLFPMACAGYCSSLLDNVHITPEFEAVRLRYGARMRALEHRYAGSAGSRAGGVRVTDHMNRQPTLGLYREVPFSYRPGPWSISVVEPASRAE, via the coding sequence GTGCTGCTCTGCTACGTCGATGAGTCGGGGGATGAAGCAGCCCTCCGGATGCCGACGGATCCTCCCGTCCTCGTCATCGGTGGGCTGGTCGTCGAGCATCGGAAGGCGAAGTCGCTGATCTGGAAGTTCCTCCAGATCAAGAAGAAGTACAACACCAGTCTCGGGGCCGACGACGTGCACCTCTCGGACGTCATCCGCTTCGAGATGAAGGGCAGTGAGCTGCGGAAGGACATCCGGTCGGGCTCTCGGCGCCCGCGTCGGCGCGCCTTCGGTGTTCTCGACGACGTCGTCGCCCTGCTGGAGGAGCACGGCGTGATGGTCGTCGGGGACGTGAACGTGAAAGGAAGCGCACCGCTGCGACGGTGGGTGTACTCGGACTCGATCGCCTGGATCGCGGAGCACTTCGAAGCGGCTCTGTCCGCCGCAGAGACACCTGGCCAGATGATTCTCGACGCCCGCACGAAGAGCAAGAACGTCCCGAGCGTCCACAGGATCACGACCAAGCGCTTCAAGTCGGGAGGGGATCCGTTTCCCCACCTGGTCGAGGCCCCTCTCTTCGGTCACAGTGATGCTCACGTCGTACTCCAGCTCGCCGACCTCATCGTCTCTGCGCTGCTCTTCCCGATGGCCTGCGCGGGCTACTGCTCGTCCCTCCTCGACAACGTGCACATCACCCCCGAGTTCGAGGCTGTCCGGCTGCGCTACGGAGCGCGTATGCGCGCGTTGGAGCACCGATACGCAGGATCAGCCGGCTCTCGCGCGGGAGGAGTGCGGGTCACTGATCACATGAACAGGCAGCCCACTCTGGGCCTCTACCGGGAGGTCCCCTTCTCCTACCGGCCAGGTCCGTGGTCCATCTCGGTTGTCGAACCGGCGTCGCGTGCAGAGTGA
- a CDS encoding FhaA domain-containing protein, producing MGILDNFEKGLERVVNGAFARTFKSGLQPVELASALRRELDTTAAVVTRDRILVPNSLTLRMSAADLSRMERMGATLIDELTTVATEHAKKQGYRFPGPIDIRLEADGSLSDGMVEVDSRSVKGTVAYTPVVDIAGRRHPITKSRTVIGRGADADITVDDSGTSRKHVEILWDGSRAQVHDLGSTNGSKLDGKPVTQAVLSPEQTITIGRTSIVFRLVQGAAPARADRSPSGRSGRASDGFWDDRL from the coding sequence GTGGGCATACTGGACAACTTCGAGAAGGGACTCGAGCGCGTCGTCAACGGCGCGTTCGCGAGGACCTTCAAGTCGGGGCTGCAGCCGGTCGAGCTCGCGTCCGCGCTCCGGAGGGAGCTCGACACCACCGCCGCGGTCGTCACGCGCGACCGCATCCTCGTGCCGAACAGCCTGACCCTGCGCATGTCCGCCGCCGACCTCTCGCGCATGGAGCGGATGGGCGCCACCCTGATCGACGAACTCACGACCGTCGCCACCGAGCACGCGAAGAAGCAGGGCTACCGCTTCCCGGGCCCCATCGACATCCGGCTCGAGGCCGACGGGTCGCTGAGCGACGGCATGGTCGAGGTGGACTCCCGCAGCGTCAAGGGCACCGTCGCCTACACGCCGGTCGTCGACATCGCCGGTCGCCGCCACCCGATCACCAAATCCCGCACCGTCATCGGCCGCGGTGCCGACGCCGACATCACCGTCGACGATTCCGGCACCTCGCGCAAGCACGTCGAGATCCTCTGGGACGGCTCGCGGGCCCAGGTCCACGACCTCGGCTCCACCAACGGCTCGAAGCTCGACGGCAAGCCGGTGACGCAGGCCGTCCTCTCGCCCGAGCAGACCATCACGATCGGGCGCACGTCGATCGTGTTCCGCCTCGTGCAGGGCGCCGCACCCGCGCGCGCCGACCGCTCGCCGTCCGGTCGCTCCGGACGCGCCTCCGATGGATTCTGGGACGACAGGCTATGA
- a CDS encoding FHA domain-containing protein FhaB/FipA produces the protein MSELTLFLLRIAFLALLWFFVFGIVYALRSDLFGQRVRKMPPTAQQDDAPFVTAAQPVVQSAPQQAAPQPSSPQQQPAPVQQQAPSARRSREAAAERTDFGGVATVHTAQRLVITSGPKRGTELELSGEPLTIGRSSESTLVIRDDYTSTHHARLLIWNDEWMIQDLDSTNGTFLDGRRVGAPTKVPLNTPVKVGTTTFELRRS, from the coding sequence ATGAGCGAGCTCACCCTCTTCCTCCTGCGCATCGCGTTCCTCGCGCTGCTGTGGTTCTTCGTGTTCGGCATCGTCTACGCGCTGCGCTCCGACCTGTTCGGGCAGCGCGTGCGCAAGATGCCGCCGACCGCGCAGCAGGACGACGCGCCGTTCGTCACGGCCGCCCAGCCCGTCGTGCAGTCCGCCCCGCAGCAGGCGGCCCCGCAGCCCTCCTCCCCGCAGCAGCAGCCCGCTCCCGTGCAGCAGCAGGCCCCGTCGGCCCGCCGCTCCCGCGAGGCCGCGGCCGAGCGCACCGATTTCGGAGGCGTCGCCACGGTCCACACGGCGCAGCGCCTCGTCATCACCTCGGGTCCCAAGCGCGGCACCGAGCTCGAGCTCTCCGGCGAGCCGCTCACGATCGGCCGCTCCTCCGAGTCGACGCTGGTGATCCGCGACGACTACACCTCGACCCACCACGCGCGCCTGCTGATCTGGAACGACGAGTGGATGATCCAGGACCTCGACTCCACGAACGGCACGTTCCTCGACGGCCGCCGGGTCGGCGCACCGACGAAGGTGCCGCTGAACACCCCGGTCAAGGTGGGCACGACCACCTTCGAACTGCGACGGTCGTAG
- a CDS encoding Stp1/IreP family PP2C-type Ser/Thr phosphatase — translation MTSTPDSAVGAARESAAVSHVGRIRSNNQDSGYAGRQLFVVADGMGGHAGGDVASSIAIKRIAEADRTYASTYEAEDELKRTLLAANALLAEAVIDHPELTGMGTTVSAIARVGESVAIAHIGDSRIYVLRDGKLEQVTTDHTFVQRLVDSGRITEEEAMTHPRRSVLMRVLGDVHTNPEIDTLTLETEPGDRWLICSDGLSGVVPHDEILKELSRSESAQQVADRLIRDSLAHGAPDNVTVVILDVPGENDTAQVLVPTPEPVIVGSAAAPTPISTDDSQNRLRIPGLRLHTRAPAAQGPTHFEPASEDYLDELIEEDRRRHLRRRITWLVGLSLVLIAGFLGVLLAYDWTQSRFYVGTDGDTVIIYQGIQQSVGPLSLSSVKEDTGIPLDSLREYDVEQLEQTINAESYAGAVDIVERLTDANGAP, via the coding sequence GTGACCTCCACTCCTGACAGCGCCGTCGGCGCGGCGCGCGAGAGCGCCGCCGTGTCGCACGTCGGCCGCATCCGCTCCAACAACCAGGACTCCGGCTACGCGGGCCGGCAGCTCTTCGTCGTCGCCGACGGGATGGGCGGGCACGCGGGCGGCGACGTCGCGTCCTCCATCGCGATCAAGCGCATCGCGGAGGCGGACCGCACCTACGCGTCGACGTACGAGGCCGAGGACGAGCTCAAGCGCACCCTCCTCGCCGCCAACGCCCTGCTCGCCGAGGCGGTCATCGACCACCCCGAGCTGACCGGCATGGGCACCACGGTCAGCGCGATCGCCCGGGTGGGCGAGTCGGTCGCCATCGCGCACATCGGCGACTCCCGCATCTACGTCCTCCGCGACGGGAAGCTCGAGCAGGTCACCACCGACCACACCTTCGTACAGCGCCTCGTCGACTCCGGCCGCATCACCGAGGAGGAGGCGATGACGCACCCGCGCCGCTCCGTCCTCATGCGCGTGCTCGGCGACGTGCACACCAATCCCGAGATCGACACGCTGACTCTCGAGACGGAGCCGGGCGACCGCTGGCTCATCTGCTCCGACGGCCTCTCGGGCGTCGTCCCGCACGACGAGATCCTGAAGGAGCTGTCGCGCAGCGAGTCGGCGCAGCAGGTCGCCGACCGTCTCATCCGCGACAGCCTCGCGCACGGCGCCCCCGACAACGTCACCGTCGTGATCCTCGACGTGCCGGGCGAGAACGACACCGCCCAGGTCCTCGTCCCCACCCCCGAGCCGGTGATCGTCGGCTCGGCCGCCGCCCCCACTCCGATCAGCACCGACGACTCGCAGAACCGCCTGCGGATCCCGGGCCTGCGCCTGCACACCCGCGCACCCGCCGCGCAGGGACCCACCCACTTCGAGCCCGCCTCCGAGGACTACCTCGACGAGCTCATCGAGGAGGACCGCCGCCGGCACCTCCGCCGCCGCATCACCTGGCTCGTCGGCCTCTCGCTCGTCCTCATCGCCGGGTTCCTCGGCGTGCTGCTCGCCTACGACTGGACGCAATCCCGCTTCTACGTCGGCACCGACGGCGACACCGTGATCATCTACCAGGGCATCCAGCAGTCCGTGGGCCCGCTCTCGCTCTCGAGCGTGAAGGAGGACACGGGCATCCCCCTCGACTCCCTCCGCGAGTACGACGTCGAGCAGCTCGAGCAGACCATCAACGCCGAGTCCTACGCCGGAGCGGTCGACATCGTCGAGCGCCTGACCGACGCGAACGGAGCCCCGTGA
- a CDS encoding FtsW/RodA/SpoVE family cell cycle protein — MTATTVPAAAERRRPRLLKQKLRNLELLLLIGACLIDTSAILLVQLGALGAVDTTLVSLGAGLSALVLVVHVVLRFAAPEADPFLLPIATVLNGLGIAEIYRIDIADGATGWESVAVRQIIWSGLAIVAAIVVLVVIRNHRILFRYTYVAGFVAIVLLLLPLLPFIGREVSGARVWIGIGDFFSFQPGEIAKIALAVFFAGYLVRNRDSLSMVGKTFLRMRFPRLRDLGPILVVWAVSMSVIVFQRDLGTALLYFGLFLVMLYVATGRTSWVLIGVGLFLGGAIFASQTLDYVGNRFSNWLDPFSADRYGADPGGSFQLVQGLFGLAHGGLLGTGLGQGMPDITPVPQSDYIIASLGEELGLAGIFAIFGLYLLLVSRGFRIGFAGQDDFGRLLGVGLSFVIALQCFIVIGGVTRVIPLTGLTTPFLAAGGSSLVANWMIVAVLLRLSDTVRSQPRLVV, encoded by the coding sequence GTGACCGCGACCACCGTTCCCGCGGCCGCCGAGCGCCGGCGCCCCCGCCTCCTGAAGCAGAAGCTGCGCAACCTCGAGCTCCTGCTGCTGATCGGCGCCTGCCTGATCGACACCTCCGCGATCCTGCTCGTGCAGCTCGGCGCGCTGGGCGCCGTCGACACCACGCTCGTCTCCCTGGGCGCCGGGCTCTCCGCCCTCGTCCTCGTCGTCCACGTCGTGCTGCGCTTCGCGGCCCCGGAGGCGGATCCGTTCCTCCTGCCGATCGCCACGGTGCTGAACGGGCTGGGCATCGCCGAGATCTACCGCATCGACATCGCCGACGGCGCCACGGGCTGGGAGTCGGTCGCCGTCCGCCAGATCATCTGGAGCGGTCTGGCGATCGTCGCGGCGATCGTGGTCCTCGTCGTCATCCGCAACCACCGCATCCTGTTCCGCTACACCTACGTCGCCGGCTTCGTCGCCATCGTGCTGCTCCTGCTGCCCCTGCTGCCCTTCATCGGGCGCGAGGTGAGCGGCGCGCGCGTCTGGATCGGCATCGGCGACTTCTTCAGCTTCCAGCCCGGCGAGATCGCGAAGATCGCCCTCGCCGTGTTCTTCGCCGGCTACCTGGTGCGCAACCGCGACTCCCTCTCCATGGTCGGCAAGACGTTCCTCCGGATGCGCTTCCCGCGGCTGCGGGACCTCGGCCCGATCCTGGTCGTCTGGGCCGTGTCGATGTCGGTCATCGTCTTCCAGCGCGATCTCGGCACGGCGCTGCTCTACTTCGGCCTGTTCCTGGTGATGCTCTACGTCGCCACCGGCCGCACCAGCTGGGTCCTGATCGGCGTCGGCTTGTTCCTCGGCGGCGCGATCTTCGCCAGCCAGACGCTCGACTACGTCGGCAACCGCTTCTCGAACTGGCTCGATCCCTTCAGCGCCGACCGCTACGGCGCCGATCCCGGCGGCAGCTTCCAGCTCGTGCAGGGCCTCTTCGGCCTCGCGCACGGCGGCCTGCTCGGCACGGGCCTCGGCCAGGGCATGCCCGACATCACGCCGGTCCCCCAGTCCGACTACATCATCGCCAGCCTCGGCGAGGAGCTGGGCCTGGCCGGGATCTTCGCGATCTTCGGCCTCTACCTCCTGCTCGTCTCGCGCGGCTTCCGCATCGGCTTCGCCGGCCAGGACGACTTCGGCCGCCTCCTGGGCGTCGGCCTCTCGTTCGTCATCGCACTGCAGTGCTTCATCGTGATCGGAGGCGTCACCCGCGTCATCCCGCTCACGGGCCTCACCACTCCGTTCCTCGCGGCCGGAGGTTCGTCGCTCGTGGCCAACTGGATGATCGTCGCCGTGCTCCTCCGCCTGTCGGACACAGTCCGCAGCCAGCCTCGTCTGGTGGTGTGA
- a CDS encoding peptidoglycan D,D-transpeptidase FtsI family protein, whose translation MNRELKRVSIVVLTMFVALFLSTTTIQVIQADALSEDSRNTRTLYESFSTERGAILVGGQPIASSVPSDDLYKFQRQYANGPLYSGVTGYFTLNQGTTGIERSLNDYLSGTSNSQFFDEIDNLVSGQDPEGASVELSIDPVAQQAAFDALGDYTGAVVVTEPATGRILAMVSKPTFDPTALTSHDTNEVLAAYQALNDDPENPLINRAIGGSLNPPGSVFKLVVASAAIESGRFTPESSFPNQQAYTLPGTSTQVTNSGGGLCGPGDTVTLATAVKLSCNVPMAEMGVELGADAIRETAEKFGFDTELEIPMSVEASTYPETENDAQTALTAFGQYEVRATPLQIAMVSAAIANGGEVMRPSLVDVIRSQDLSVLEQFQEDPLGRAVSEETADAVKAMMVASVEDGAATNATIGGVTVAGKTGTAENGRDDSYTLWFTGFAPADDPQYAITVLVEDGGGLGQTGYGNLIAAPIAQQVLEAVLNK comes from the coding sequence ATGAACCGTGAACTCAAGCGCGTGAGCATCGTCGTCCTGACGATGTTCGTCGCCCTCTTCCTCTCCACCACCACGATCCAGGTGATCCAGGCGGATGCGCTGTCCGAGGACTCGCGCAACACCCGCACGCTCTACGAGAGCTTCTCGACCGAGCGCGGCGCGATCCTGGTCGGCGGCCAGCCGATCGCCTCCTCCGTGCCGAGCGACGACCTGTACAAGTTCCAGCGCCAGTACGCGAACGGGCCGCTCTACTCGGGCGTCACGGGCTACTTCACCCTGAACCAGGGCACCACCGGCATCGAGCGCTCGCTCAACGACTACCTCTCGGGCACCTCGAACTCGCAGTTCTTCGACGAGATCGACAACCTGGTCTCCGGTCAGGATCCCGAGGGCGCGTCGGTGGAGCTCTCGATCGACCCGGTCGCCCAGCAGGCGGCGTTCGACGCGCTGGGCGACTACACCGGAGCGGTCGTCGTGACGGAGCCGGCCACCGGCCGCATCCTCGCGATGGTCTCCAAGCCCACCTTCGACCCCACGGCGCTCACCTCGCACGACACGAACGAGGTGCTCGCGGCCTACCAGGCACTCAACGACGACCCGGAGAACCCGCTGATCAACCGCGCCATCGGCGGCTCGCTGAACCCGCCCGGCTCCGTCTTCAAGCTCGTGGTCGCCTCCGCGGCGATCGAGTCGGGCCGCTTCACGCCCGAGTCGAGCTTCCCGAACCAGCAGGCGTACACGCTGCCCGGCACCAGCACGCAGGTCACGAACTCCGGAGGCGGCCTCTGCGGCCCCGGCGACACCGTCACGCTCGCGACGGCCGTGAAGCTCTCGTGCAACGTGCCGATGGCCGAGATGGGCGTCGAGCTCGGAGCTGACGCGATCCGCGAGACCGCCGAGAAGTTCGGTTTCGACACCGAGCTCGAGATCCCGATGTCGGTCGAGGCGAGCACCTACCCCGAGACCGAGAACGACGCGCAGACCGCGCTGACCGCCTTCGGCCAGTACGAGGTGCGGGCCACTCCGCTGCAGATCGCGATGGTCTCGGCCGCGATCGCGAACGGCGGCGAGGTCATGCGCCCGAGCCTGGTCGACGTCATCCGCTCGCAGGACCTCAGCGTCCTCGAGCAGTTCCAGGAGGACCCGCTGGGCCGTGCCGTGAGCGAGGAGACGGCGGACGCCGTGAAGGCGATGATGGTCGCCAGCGTCGAGGACGGCGCGGCGACGAATGCAACAATAGGAGGCGTCACCGTGGCCGGTAAGACCGGCACCGCCGAGAACGGCAGGGACGACTCTTACACCCTCTGGTTCACCGGATTCGCTCCTGCGGACGATCCGCAGTACGCCATCACCGTCCTCGTCGAGGACGGCGGGGGACTCGGCCAGACCGGGTACGGCAACCTGATCGCCGCACCCATCGCACAACAGGTACTAGAGGCGGTGCTGAACAAATGA
- a CDS encoding protein kinase domain-containing protein, producing the protein MRPTSGLTFGGRYELQSRIAIGGMGEVWQATDLVIGRTIAIKILKDEYLGDPGFLERFRAEARHAALVNHEGIANVYDYGEEDGSAYLVMELVPGEALSTVLERERVLSTDKVLDIVAQTALALHAAHAAGLVHRDVKPGNLLITPDGRVKITDFGIARIADQVPLTATGQVMGTVQYLSPEQASGQPASPATDIYSLGIVAYECLAGRRPFTGESQVAIAMAQINDTPPELPVTVAEPVRNLVYSCIAKKPADRPATAAHLARAAQALRIGDVRGAALAVPAVAGDLPTTQATTVLPSAAGATQATTVLPSNTTTAFAAGSLVGAPDEPDEIQEPRKRSPWTWPLLALIVILAVVIGGTIFALTTGDGGDPEPTAAPTQSQTPSQTPSTTPTPTPTQTSNLVPINEDDFIDRPFEDVEAELGALGMGVERVDGPNAATAEQVGTVSALTPTANVARGTTIRVSVYLDVATPDAPTAVPTVTPAASSVDAGATFNVTWTNYNQCPSGTSVTGYRVTATGEGASVTSTNPSNSTTATIQAGPAEGSLDITYTVICGETESAASPTLTVAVDAPAPTPTPTPTGTGTSTGTPTGDPEE; encoded by the coding sequence ATGAGACCCACATCAGGCCTCACCTTCGGGGGACGCTACGAGCTGCAGTCCAGGATCGCCATCGGCGGCATGGGCGAGGTGTGGCAGGCGACCGATCTGGTCATCGGACGGACCATCGCGATCAAGATCCTGAAGGACGAGTACCTCGGCGATCCCGGGTTCCTCGAGCGTTTCCGCGCCGAGGCCCGCCACGCCGCGCTCGTCAACCACGAGGGCATCGCGAACGTCTACGACTACGGCGAGGAGGACGGCTCCGCGTACCTCGTCATGGAGCTCGTCCCCGGCGAGGCGCTGTCGACCGTGCTCGAGCGCGAGCGCGTGCTCTCGACCGACAAGGTCCTCGACATCGTCGCGCAGACCGCCCTGGCGCTGCACGCGGCCCACGCGGCCGGCCTGGTGCACCGCGACGTGAAGCCGGGCAACCTGCTGATCACGCCCGACGGCCGCGTCAAGATCACCGACTTCGGCATCGCCCGCATCGCCGATCAGGTCCCGCTCACCGCGACCGGCCAGGTCATGGGCACGGTCCAGTACCTGTCCCCGGAGCAGGCCAGCGGCCAGCCCGCATCGCCCGCGACCGACATCTACTCGCTGGGCATCGTCGCGTACGAGTGCCTGGCCGGGCGCCGTCCGTTCACGGGCGAGTCGCAGGTCGCCATCGCGATGGCGCAGATCAACGACACTCCCCCGGAGCTGCCCGTCACGGTCGCCGAGCCCGTGCGCAACCTCGTCTACTCCTGCATCGCCAAGAAGCCCGCCGACCGTCCGGCCACCGCCGCGCACCTCGCCCGAGCGGCGCAGGCGCTGCGCATCGGCGACGTCCGCGGCGCCGCCCTCGCGGTCCCGGCGGTCGCCGGCGACCTCCCGACCACGCAGGCGACCACGGTCCTGCCGTCGGCGGCTGGAGCCACGCAGGCCACGACCGTCCTGCCCTCCAATACGACCACCGCCTTCGCCGCGGGCTCCCTCGTGGGCGCTCCGGACGAGCCGGACGAGATCCAGGAGCCGCGCAAGCGCAGCCCGTGGACCTGGCCGCTCCTCGCCCTCATCGTGATCCTCGCCGTCGTGATCGGCGGCACGATCTTCGCGCTGACCACCGGCGACGGGGGCGACCCGGAGCCGACCGCCGCTCCGACGCAGAGCCAGACCCCGTCGCAGACCCCCAGCACGACACCCACGCCGACTCCCACGCAGACCTCGAACCTCGTGCCCATCAACGAGGACGACTTCATCGACCGCCCCTTCGAGGACGTCGAGGCGGAGCTCGGTGCGCTCGGCATGGGCGTCGAGCGGGTCGACGGCCCGAACGCCGCGACGGCCGAGCAGGTCGGCACCGTGTCGGCGCTGACCCCCACGGCCAACGTCGCGCGGGGCACCACGATCCGCGTCTCGGTGTACCTCGACGTCGCGACCCCCGACGCCCCCACCGCGGTCCCCACCGTCACCCCCGCGGCCTCCAGCGTCGACGCCGGTGCGACCTTCAACGTGACCTGGACCAACTACAACCAGTGCCCGAGCGGCACCTCGGTCACCGGCTACCGGGTCACCGCGACCGGCGAGGGCGCGTCCGTCACGAGCACCAACCCGTCGAACTCCACCACCGCCACGATCCAGGCCGGCCCGGCGGAGGGCTCCCTCGACATCACCTACACGGTGATCTGCGGAGAGACGGAGTCGGCGGCCTCGCCGACCCTCACGGTCGCGGTCGACGCCCCCGCCCCGACTCCGACGCCGACGCCGACCGGTACCGGGACGTCGACGGGTACTCCGACCGGGGACCCCGAGGAGTAG
- the pknB gene encoding Stk1 family PASTA domain-containing Ser/Thr kinase — protein MTEEGRLIAGRYQVGPRLGRGGMSEVYLGTDTRLGRTVAVKELKLSLSSDSAFRLRFRQEAQAASRMSHPTIVRVFDAGEEVTVDEQGTESRRPFIIMEHIEGRLLKDVIAEGPVDVDEAVRITEGILTALEYSHRAGVVHRDIKPGNIMLTPSGQVKVMDFGIARAVSDSAATVAQTTAILGTAAYFSPEQAKGEQVDARSDLYSAGIVLFELLTGRAPFRGDTPVAVAYQHVSETPPAPSSINPAVSPALDSIVARALSKDRYERFQGAAEFRDDLRDAASGRLADHRPIDELTTSLFAARSQGGMNDSELALRQLAEDNSIVRTQRRPPVLWIWSSIVVLAVIVAALVIWVLTLQPSTTLPSQSREVPTLTSTSYDSAQSTLTALDLVPSQVTEFSDSVPEGEVIRTDPGSGTIVAPDTVIRVYVSQGAEPVAVPATAGSALTDAIAALTAAGFEEGSQTRTNSPTVPADIVISSAPSGGDLAAPGTPVDVVVSSGTVVLPDLVGLSLSAALAALEAEDLQLVGEEAPDETCESVRRTNPPVTTQSSAPGEVPQGSTIELGYCAG, from the coding sequence GTGACGGAAGAGGGTCGCCTGATCGCGGGACGGTATCAGGTCGGGCCCCGGCTCGGTCGCGGCGGGATGTCCGAGGTCTACCTCGGCACCGACACCCGCCTCGGGCGCACGGTCGCGGTCAAGGAGCTCAAGCTCTCGCTGTCCTCCGACTCCGCCTTCCGCCTGCGGTTCCGCCAGGAGGCGCAGGCCGCGTCGCGCATGTCGCACCCCACCATCGTCCGCGTCTTCGACGCCGGCGAAGAGGTCACCGTCGACGAGCAGGGCACCGAGTCGCGGCGTCCGTTCATCATCATGGAGCACATCGAGGGTCGCCTGCTCAAGGACGTCATCGCCGAGGGCCCGGTCGACGTCGACGAGGCCGTGCGCATCACCGAGGGCATCCTCACCGCCCTCGAGTACTCGCACCGAGCGGGAGTGGTGCACCGCGACATCAAGCCCGGCAACATCATGCTGACCCCGTCGGGCCAGGTGAAGGTGATGGACTTCGGCATCGCCCGCGCCGTCTCCGACTCCGCGGCCACGGTCGCCCAGACCACCGCGATCCTCGGCACCGCGGCCTACTTCTCCCCGGAGCAGGCGAAGGGCGAGCAGGTCGACGCCCGCAGCGATCTCTACTCCGCCGGCATCGTGCTGTTCGAGCTCCTCACCGGTCGTGCGCCCTTCCGCGGCGACACCCCGGTCGCCGTCGCCTATCAGCACGTGAGCGAGACGCCTCCGGCGCCGAGCTCGATCAACCCCGCCGTCAGCCCGGCGCTCGACTCGATCGTCGCCCGGGCGCTCTCGAAGGACCGTTACGAGCGCTTCCAGGGCGCGGCCGAGTTCCGCGACGACCTGCGCGACGCCGCCTCCGGCCGGCTGGCCGATCACCGCCCGATCGACGAGCTGACCACCTCCCTCTTCGCCGCCCGCAGCCAGGGCGGCATGAACGACTCCGAGCTGGCCCTGCGCCAGCTCGCCGAGGACAACTCGATCGTCCGCACGCAGCGCCGACCGCCCGTGCTGTGGATCTGGTCGTCGATCGTCGTGCTCGCCGTGATCGTGGCCGCGCTCGTCATCTGGGTGCTGACCCTGCAGCCGTCCACGACCCTCCCGTCGCAGTCTCGGGAGGTCCCGACCCTCACGAGCACGAGCTACGACAGCGCCCAGTCGACGCTGACGGCCCTCGACCTCGTGCCGAGTCAGGTCACCGAGTTCAGCGACTCCGTCCCCGAGGGCGAGGTGATCCGCACGGATCCCGGCTCCGGCACGATCGTCGCCCCCGACACGGTGATCCGCGTCTACGTGTCGCAGGGCGCCGAACCGGTCGCGGTCCCGGCGACCGCGGGCAGCGCCCTCACGGACGCGATCGCCGCCCTCACCGCAGCGGGGTTCGAGGAGGGGTCGCAGACCCGGACGAACTCGCCCACCGTCCCGGCCGACATCGTGATCTCCAGCGCTCCGTCGGGAGGCGACCTGGCCGCACCGGGGACCCCGGTCGACGTCGTCGTCTCCTCCGGCACCGTCGTGCTGCCCGACCTCGTCGGCCTGTCGCTGAGCGCCGCTCTCGCAGCCCTCGAGGCCGAGGATCTGCAGCTCGTGGGCGAGGAGGCCCCCGACGAGACGTGCGAGTCGGTGCGCCGCACCAACCCGCCGGTCACCACCCAGTCGTCCGCTCCCGGCGAGGTCCCCCAGGGCTCCACCATCGAGCTCGGCTACTGCGCGGGCTGA